From one Gracilinanus agilis isolate LMUSP501 chromosome 5, AgileGrace, whole genome shotgun sequence genomic stretch:
- the TCF20 gene encoding transcription factor 20, whose amino-acid sequence MQSFREQSSYHGNQQSYPQEVHASSRLEEFSPRQQAQMFQNFAGGGGAGSSGGGGSAGGGRRGATAAAAAMAAEGSGHQSYQSFRKEAGEFYYMAANKDPVTPGGQQPPQRRPSGPVQSYGPPQGSSFGSQYGGEGHVGQFQAQHSALGGVSHYQQDYSGPFSPGSTQYQQQASSQQQQVQQLRQQLYQSHQPLPQASGQPASSSSHLQPMQRPSALPSSSAGYQLRVGQFSQHYQSSAAASSSSFPSPQRFSQSGQNYDSSYNVNASSQYEGHTVGSSAQAYGTQSNYNYQTPSMKNFEQSKLPQGGQQQQQQQQQQQQQQQQQQQQQHPPPQHTMPYGSTAPKLSLQSQVGQYSQPEVPVRSPMQFHQNFSPISNPSPAASVVQSPSCSSTPSPLMQSGENLQCGQANMPMGSRNRILQMMPQLSPTPSMMPSPNSHSTGFKGFGVEGMPEKRLTDPGLSSLSALSTQVANLPNTVQHMLLSDALAPQKKNSKRSSSSSKKADSCTNSEGSSQPEEQLKSPMAESLDGGCSSSSEDPGERVRQLSGQSTSSDTTYKGGPLEKANPSPPQSSQNDPPKLSASPTVRDDAISPDEKDTLSSTDANLKVNEKTIGVIVSREAMSGRGEKTGGQEKGSQDEDPAVPQAPPSTGGAKEPGHGAPPQPEPQGGIKGNKSGDGNTNHNGEGNGQTGHSLGSGFTNRTEPSKSPGSLRYSYKDSLGSAMQRNAGGFPQYPSGQEKGDYSGHGEQRKGRNEKFPSLLQEVLQGYHHHPDRRYSRNAQDHQGMAGGLEGAMRPNVLISQTNELASRGLLNKSIGSLLENPHWGPWDRKSSSSAPDMKQINLADYPIPRKFEMESQASGHEPGGGLSERRSVICDISPLRQLVRDPGAHTLGHMGADGRMGRNERLNPSLSQSVILPGGLVSMETKLKSQSGQIKEEDFEQSKSQASINSKKSGDHCHSTGIKHESYRGNASPGAAAHDPLSEYGSPQDSRPTQMRRVPGRMGGREGMRGRSPSQYHDLTEKLKMSPGRSRGPGGDPHHMNPHMAFERANRSSLHAPFSPSSESLASTYHTNTRPHAYGDPNPGLNSQLHYKRQLYQQQEDYKDWSGSSAQGVIAAAQHRPEGPRKSPRQQQFLDRVRSPLKNDKDGMMYGPPSSYHDPGNPESGRCVMANDGLPSNKGIDLKHSAQKLQQESCWDLSRQTSPAKSSGPSGMSSQKRYGPPHEADGHGLTESAQSSKSGNVMLRLPGQEDQSPQNPLIMRRRVRSFISPIPSKRQSQDVKNSGTEDKGRLLPPSKEGTDKAFNSYAHMAHNQDVKSVPKRESSKDLVSPDSRSCPAVSLTSPTKTKILPPRKGRGLKLEAIVQKITSPNIRRSAPSNSAEAGGDTVTLDDILALKSGPPEGGSTASHEADMAEKRKGEATVSDLGGPVSQDLNNEASLPRSSEDWRGSGDDKVKKETLPEPGTAGKDAPGAMAPPTSQKPMGSQGRPDGALAGSGPLSFPDSKSVSPAGVSAPEPNAKSEEKEGEAITVSPKQECFPPKGYFPSGKKKGRPIGSVNKQKKQQPPPPPPPPTQVPEGSGDGEPKPKKQRQRRERRKPGAQPRKRKTKQAVPIIEPQEPEIKLKYATQPLDKSDAKNKSFFPYIHVVNKCEIGAVCTIINAEEEEQSKLVKGRKGQRSLTPPPSSVESKVLPTSSFVLQGPVVTESSVLGHLVCCLCGKWASYRNMGDLFGPFYPQDYVATLPKNPPPKRATEMQNKVKVRHKSAPNGCAKTDTEEEEEEEEEEEEEEEEQQQQQQQQQQQQQPPPAPSQPKEQKEQRSLAAHPRFKRRHRSEDCSGTPRSLSRGIPCKKAIIESGGGGGSSSGSEKTPSDSKPAGPVSEGTGPELELHIPELPLDSNELWVHEGCVLWANGIYLVCGRLYGLQEALEIAREMKCSHCQEPGATLGCYNKGCSFRYHYPCAIDADCLLNEENFSVRCPKHKPPLPCSLPPLQNKTVKGSLSTEQSERG is encoded by the coding sequence ATGCAGTCCTTTCGGGAGCAAAGCAGTTACCACGGAAACCAGCAGAGCTACCCCCAGGAGGTGCACGCTTCATCCCGGCTGGAAGAGTTCAGTCCTCGGCAGCAGGCCCAGATGTTCCAGAACTTTGCGGGAGGAGGAGGGGCCGGTAGCAGCGGCGGGGGCGGTAGCGCCGGTGGTGGACGTCGTGGAGCGACTGCAGCCGCGGCGGCCATGGCCGCAGAGGGCTCCGGCCACCAGAGCTACCAGAGTTTCAGGAAAGAAGCTGGAGAGTTTTACTATATGGCTGCCAACAAAGACCCTGTGACCCCAGGCGGCCAGCAGCCCCCCCAGCGCAGGCCCTCGGGGCCAGTGCAGAGCTATGGACCGCCCCAAGGGAGCAGCTTTGGGAGCCAGTATGGGGGTGAGGGGCACGTGGGCCAgtttcaggcccagcactctgctcTTGGTGGGGTGTCTCATTACCAGCAGGATTATAGTGGCCCCTTCTCTCCGGGAAGCACTCAGTACCAGCAGCAGGCTTCCAGCCAGCAGCAGCAGGTACAGCAACTGAGGCAGCAGCTTTATCAGTCCCATCAGCCCCTGCCACAGGCATCAGGCCAGCCAGCCTCCAGTTCTTCCCACCTCCAGCCCATGCAGCGGCCGTCCGCCCTGCCCTCCTCCAGTGCCGGCTACCAGCTCCGAGTAGGCCAGTTCAGCCAACACTACCAGTCCTCTGCGGCTGCCTcgtcctcctctttcccctcccctcagcGCTTTAGCCAGTCTGGACAGAACTACGACAGCAGCTACAACGTGAATGCCAGCTCCCAGTATGAAGGGCACACTGTGGGTTCCAGTGCCCAGGCTTACGGGACACAATCGAATTACAATTACCAGACTCCGTCGATGAAAAACTTTGAGCAGTCCAAGCTTCCCCAAGGaggccagcagcagcagcagcagcagcagcagcagcagcagcagcagcagcagcagcagcagcagcagcaccctcCCCCCCAACACACAATGCCCTATGGAAGCACGGCCCCCAAACTCTCCCTGCAGAGCCAGGTGGGGCAGTACAGCCAGCCCGAAGTCCCGGTCAGGTCGCCCATGCAGTTCCACCAGAACTTCAGCCCCATCTCTAACCCGTCCCCCGCCGCGTCTGTGGTTCAGTCTCCGAGCTGCAGCTCCACCCCCTCTCCTCTGATGCAGAGCGGAGAGAACCTCCAGTGCGGGCAGGCCAACATGCCCATGGGCTCCCGAAACCGGATTCTGCAAATGATGCCCCAGCTCAGCCCCACGCCATCCATGATGCCCAGCCCTAACTCTCACAGCACAGGTTTCAAAGGGTTTGGAGTGGAAGGGATGCCCGAAAAGCGACTCACAGACCCCGGCCTGAGCAGCCTGAGCGCCCTGAGCACTCAGGTGGCCAACCTGCCCAATACGGTTCAGCACATGCTACTGTCCGATGCTCTGGCCCCCCAGAAGAAAAACTCCAAGAGATCATCGTCCTCATCCAAGAAAGCCGACAGCTGCACCAACTCGGAAGGCTCTTCTCAGCCCGAGGAACAGCTGAAATCCCCGATGGCCGAATCTCTGGATGGAGGCTGCTCTAGTAGTTCTGAGGACCCTGGGGAGAGGGTAAGGCAGCTGAGTGGTCAGAGCACCAGCTCTGACACCACCTACAAGGGTGGCCCCTTGGAGAAAGCCAACCCCTCACCCCCACAAAGCTCTCAGAATGATCCCCCCAAACTCAGTGCCAGTCCCACAGTAAGGGATGATGCCATCTCGCCAGATGAGAAAGACACTTTGTCATCCACAGACGCCAACCTAAAAGTCAACGAGAAGACCATAGGGGTGATCGTTTCCCGGGAAGCCATGTCGGGTCGAGGAGAAAAGACAGGTGGACAAGAGAAAGGCTCCCAAGACGAAGATCCTGCTGTCCCCCAAGCACCGCCAAGCACTGGTGGGGCAAAAGAGCCTGGCCATGGAGCCCCACCACAGCCAGAGCCCCAAGGAGGAATCAAAGGGAACAAGAGCGGAGATGGAAACACCAAccacaatggagaaggaaatggccagacGGGGCATTCTCTCGGCTCTGGGTTCACCAACAGAACGGAACCGAGCAAATCTCCTGGAAGCCTGCGATATAGCTACAAAGACAGCTTGGGATCTGCCATGCAGAGGAATGCTGGTGGCTTTCCTCAATATCCTTCAGGGCAGGAGAAGGGGGACTACTCTGGCCATGGGGAGCAACGAAAGGGTCGAAATGAAAAATTTCCCAGCCTCCTACAAGAAGTCCTTCAGGGTTACCACCACCATCCTGATAGGAGGTATTCTAGGAATGCCCAGGACCATCAAGGAATGGCTGGAGGCCTTGAGGGAGCCATGAGGCCCAATGTCTTAATCAGTCAGACAAATGAATTAGCTAGCCGGGGTCTCCTAAATAAAAGCATTGGGTCTCTCTTGGAAAACCCCCACTGGGGCCCCTGGGACAGGAAATCAAGCAGCTCAGCCCCTGACATGAAACAGATCAATCTAGCTGACTATCCAATCCCCAGAAAATTTGAAATGGAATCTCAGGCATCAGGCCACGAACCAGGGGGAGGCCTTTCCGAAAGGAGGTCGGTGATCTGTGACATTTCCCCACTACGGCAGCTGGTCAGAGACCCGGGGGCCCATACGCTGGGACACATGGGTGCCGACGGCAGGATGGGAAGGAATGAACGCCTCAACCCAAGTCTGAGCCAGTCAGTCATTCTTCCAGGTGGTCTGGTGTCCATGGAAACTAAACTGAAATCTCAGAGTGGGCAAATAAAGGAGGAAGATTTCGAACAGTCCAAATCCCAAGCCAGCATCAACAGTAAGAAATCTGGTGATCATTGCCATTCCACTGGCATCAAGCATGAATCCTACCGCGGTAATGCCAGTCCAGGAGCTGCAGCCCATGACCCTCTCTCTGAGTATGGCTCCCCACAGGACAGCAGGCCCACCCAAATGAGGCGAGTGCCTGGGAGAATGGGAGGCAGGGAAGGCATGAGGGGCCGCTCGCCTTCTCAGTACCACGATCTGACAGAGAAACTGAAGATGTCTCCTGGCCGAAGTCGAGGGCCCGGGGGAGATCCTCACCACATGAACCCTCATATGGCATTTGAGAGGGCTAACAGGAGTTCTTTGCATGCTCCCTTCTCCCCCAGCTCTGAAAGTCTGGCTTCTACCTATCACACAAATACGAGACCTCATGCTTATGGGGACCCTAACCCAGGTTTGAACTCTCAGCTCCATTACAAAAGGCAGCTATACCAGCAGCAAGAGGACTACAAAGACTGGAGTGGCAGCTCTGCTCAGGGGGTGATCGCTGCCGCTCAGCACAGACCTGAGGGACCAAGGAAGAGCCCAAGGCAGCAGCAATTCCTTGACAGAGTGAGGAGCCCTCTGAAAAATGACAAGGATGGCATGATGTATGGCCCACCCAGTTCCTACCATGATCCTGGGAATCCAGAATCTGGCCGGTGCGTCATGGCAAACGATGGACTTCCCTCTAACAAGGGTATCGATTTGAAGCATAGCGCCCAGAAACTCCAGCAGGAATCTTGTTGGGATCTTTCCCGGCAGACCTCTCCAGCCAAGAGCAGTGGCCCTTCAGGAATGTCCAGCCAAAAACGGTATGGTCCTCCCCATGAGGCAGATGGCCACGGGCTCACTGAGTCTGCACAGTCATCCAAATCTGGTAATGTCATGCTCAGACTCCCGGGGCAAGAGGATCAGTCTCCCCAAAACCCTTTAATTATGAGAAGGCGAGTTCGCTCCTTTATCTCTCCCATTCCCAGTAAAAGGCAGTCCCAGGATGTAAAGAACAGTGGCACTGAAGATAAAGGGCGATTGCTTCCTCCCTCAAAAGAAGGCACTGATAAAGCCTTCAATTCCTATGCCCACATGGCTCATAATCAGGATGTTAAATCTGTCCCCAAAAGAGAGTCCTCCAAGGATCTTGTGAGTCCTGACAGTAGAAGCTGCCCCGCCGTTAGCCTCACGAGCCCAACCAAGACCAAAATCCTTCCTCCCCGAAAGGGACGGGGGCTGAAGCTGGAAGCGATTGTTCAGAAGATTACCTCCCCAAATATCAGGAGGAGTGCCCCCTCCAACAGTGCTGAAGCTGGAGGAGATACAGTTACCCTCGACGACATCTTGGCCTTGAAGAGTGGTCCACCGGAAGGCGGGAGCACTGCTAGCCATGAAGCTGACATGgcggagaagagaaaaggagaggcgaCTGTGTCTGACTTGGGTGGCCCggtgagccaggatttgaacaatGAAGCCTCTCTCCCTCGCTCCTCTGAAGACTGGCGTGGGAGTGGGGATGACAAAGTGAAGAAGGAGACCCTTCCAGAACCTGGAACTGCTGGGAAAGATGCCCCAGGAGCTATGGCCCCCCCAACCTCCCAGAAGCCCATGGGGAGCCAAGGAAGACCAGATGGGGCTTTGGCTGGAAGTGGGCCTTTAAGCTTCCCCGACTCCAAGAGCGTCTCCCCCGCAGGCGTCTCGGCTCCAGAACCAAATGCCAAGtctgaggagaaagagggagaggcaaTAACTGTTTCACCTAAACAAGAGTGTTTCCCACCAAAAGGCTACTTCCcttcaggaaagaaaaaggggagaCCCATTGGAAGtgtgaataaacaaaagaaacagCAGCCCCCACCTCCACCACCGCCACCAACACAGGTCCCTGAAGGCTCTGGGGATGGAGAACCCAAGCCCAAAAAACAGAggcaaaggagggagaggagaaaaccTGGGGCCCAGCCCCGAAAACGTAAGACCAAGCAAGCTGTTCCGATCATCGAGCCCCAGGAACCTGAGATCAAATTAAAATATGCCACCCAGCCACTGGACAAAAGTGACGCCAAGAATAAATCCTTCTTCCCTTACATTCACGTAGTGAACAAGTGTGAGATCGGGGCAGTTTGCACAATTATCAATGctgaggaggaagagcagagCAAGCtggtgaaaggaaggaagggccaGAGGTCGCTGACCCCTCCCCCCAGCAGTGTGGAGAGCAAGGTGCTGCCCACATCTTCCTTCGTCCTGCAGGGCCCCGTGGTAACCGAGTCCTCGGTCTTGGGGCACCTGGTCTGCTGCCTCTGTGGCAAGTGGGCCAGCTATCGGAATATGGGTGACCTCTTTGGTCCCTTTTATCCTCAAGATTATGTAGCCACTCTCCCCAAGAATCCACCTCCCAAGAGAGCCACAGAGATGCAGAACAAGGTGAAGGTACGGCACAAAAGTGCTCCCAATGGCTGTGCCAAGACAGACacggaggaggaagaggaggaggaggaagaggaggaggaggaggaggaagaacagcagcagcagcagcagcagcagcagcaacagcagcagccgCCCCCAGCACCCTCACAGCCGAAGGAGCAGAAGGAGCAACGAAGCCTGGCTGCCCACCCCAGGTTTAAGAGGCGACACCGTTCTGAGGACTGCAGTGGGACCCCTCGGTCCCTTTCCCGGGGGATCCCTTGTAAAAAGGCTATCATTGagagcggcggcggcggcggcagcagcagtgGCAGTGAAAAGACTCCTTCAGACTCAAAGCCTGCTGGGCCTGTGTCAGAAGGCACTGGCCCCGAGCTGGAGCTACACATTCCTGAGCTACCTCTAGACAGTAATGAACTTTGGGTCCACGAGGGCTGTGTTCTCTGGGCCAACGGCATCTACCTGGTCTGTGGCAGGCTCTACGGGCTGCAGGAAGCCTTGGAAATAGCTAGAGAAATG